The proteins below come from a single Cylindrospermopsis raciborskii Cr2010 genomic window:
- a CDS encoding AAA family ATPase, producing the protein MVNRWFNIAGPCKDNIHYMLSPTSRLPDLSMLIEQQSYFVLHAPRQTGKTTAMLSLAKQLTATGNYAAVMVSVEVGSAFNHDPSAAELAILGIWRNTIEDSLPAKLQPQTWVYNVPGQRIAENLRAWSRAINRPLVLFIDEIDSLQDQTLISVLRQLRDGFSKRPENFPSSVGLIGLRDVRDYKVASGGSDRLNTSSPFNIKVSSITLRNFNLGEVEELYQQHTKATGQTFTPAAIEIAYDLTQGQPWLVNALAKEVVEKMVKDRSIAITKEHILQAKEILIMRQDTHLDSLAERLREPRIKAIIEPMLAGKTLPDTPADDRQYLIDIGILRRDIMGGLVISNPIYREVIPRVLVQGTQDSLPMIAPSWLTPEGKLNMDALLTAFLKFWRQHGEPLLSSAAYHEIAPHIVLMAFLHRVVNGGGVLEREYAIGSDRMDLCLSYQDIILGIELKVWRDKKRDPQAEGIEQLESYLARLGLDFGWLFVFDRRKNALPMEERLSTEVVITENQRRITVIRA; encoded by the coding sequence ATGGTGAATCGCTGGTTTAATATTGCAGGTCCTTGTAAAGACAATATTCACTATATGTTGTCTCCCACAAGTCGTTTACCCGACTTATCAATGCTAATAGAACAACAAAGTTACTTTGTACTTCATGCACCACGACAAACAGGGAAAACCACCGCCATGTTATCCCTAGCAAAGCAACTTACTGCTACAGGAAATTATGCTGCAGTAATGGTATCAGTGGAAGTAGGAAGCGCATTTAATCATGACCCCAGTGCTGCAGAATTAGCCATTTTAGGAATTTGGCGAAATACAATTGAGGATAGCTTACCTGCAAAACTACAACCTCAAACTTGGGTTTATAATGTTCCTGGACAGAGAATCGCTGAAAATCTAAGAGCATGGTCAAGAGCTATAAATCGTCCCCTAGTATTATTTATAGATGAAATCGATTCTTTGCAAGACCAAACATTAATTTCTGTTTTACGACAGTTACGAGATGGTTTTTCTAAACGTCCAGAAAATTTTCCCTCATCGGTAGGATTAATTGGTTTACGCGATGTGCGGGATTATAAAGTAGCATCCGGTGGTAGTGATAGATTAAATACCTCCAGTCCTTTTAATATTAAAGTTAGTTCTATTACCCTGCGAAACTTTAATCTTGGAGAGGTGGAAGAATTATATCAACAACATACGAAAGCAACTGGACAAACTTTCACACCAGCAGCAATAGAAATAGCTTATGATTTAACCCAAGGACAACCATGGTTAGTGAATGCTTTGGCTAAAGAAGTAGTAGAAAAAATGGTCAAGGATAGAAGTATAGCTATTACCAAAGAACATATTTTACAAGCTAAAGAAATATTAATTATGCGTCAAGATACCCATTTAGATAGTTTAGCAGAAAGATTAAGAGAACCAAGAATAAAAGCAATTATTGAACCAATGTTAGCAGGGAAGACATTACCAGACACTCCAGCAGATGATCGCCAATATTTAATTGATATAGGAATATTACGACGTGATATAATGGGGGGATTAGTTATTTCCAACCCGATTTATCGTGAAGTTATTCCGCGCGTTCTAGTACAAGGAACCCAAGACAGTTTACCCATGATTGCACCCTCTTGGTTAACCCCGGAAGGTAAATTAAATATGGATGCTTTGTTAACAGCATTTCTTAAATTTTGGCGACAACATGGAGAACCATTATTAAGTAGTGCTGCTTACCATGAAATTGCCCCCCACATAGTATTAATGGCTTTTTTACATCGGGTGGTGAACGGTGGAGGAGTTTTGGAAAGAGAATACGCCATTGGTAGCGACAGAATGGATTTATGCTTGAGTTATCAAGACATAATTTTAGGGATTGAGTTAAAGGTATGGCGGGATAAAAAAAGGGATCCGCAAGCTGAAGGGATTGAACAATTGGAATCTTATTTAGCTCGTTTGGGATTAGATTTTGGTTGGTTATTTGTCTTTGATAGGCGAAAAAATGCCCTACCCATGGAAGAAAGGTTATCCACTGAAGTTGTAATAACGGAAAACCAACGCAGGATCACCGTAATTCGGGCGTGA
- a CDS encoding VWA domain-containing protein has product MKKAIFTLFFLLGLCLVLLGSCSGIPKISSFDQAVEVLQGNVLPRISVKDQLVTDATAQSYSVKSVQEPLPSLDKYPIYGPPKTTENVYLEIFGSPDKANPQKEDERWLIDVTDQFNAKNFKTSSGKLIQVGVRNIPSGIAQRMIESKVVQPTAYTPSNELWIAMLKNAGVEVDMVTPKLLPNQPGFILNQQSKQEIFGSQTVTLDQLLDAIVAGKLSVGYTNPYTSSSGLNLLYTIFWRGAGHQQNGQPLTTLDLQSPKVNSLFQAFQKQVLVTGLTTLELKDIAIRDPKKLSVFVSEGLTFNALKKIPEFANSIFIPFGVPHNNPLVKFKWTTPEQQQGLEQFAKFAQSDTMQNLAPQMPPEVAQYLAQKQVPPVPSGKVLSLGQTFWKTQKDTGKTVYLMAVIDTSGSMYGDPLNAVKDGLRIASQQINPGNYVGLVTYGDQPVNLVKLAPFDDLQHKRFLAAIDNLQADGATAMYDGMMVALSELVQQKKTNPNGKFYLLLLTDGQTNQGFNFEEVKEIIEYSGVRVYPIAYGEVNEAELNAIAALRESTVKKGTPENVQELLKGLFQVNL; this is encoded by the coding sequence ATGAAAAAGGCTATATTCACACTTTTCTTCCTCCTAGGACTGTGTTTAGTATTACTAGGTTCTTGCTCCGGTATTCCTAAGATTAGCTCCTTTGATCAAGCGGTTGAGGTTTTACAAGGAAATGTCTTGCCACGTATTTCTGTCAAAGACCAATTAGTTACCGATGCAACCGCCCAGAGCTACTCCGTTAAATCCGTGCAAGAACCCCTACCATCTTTGGATAAATACCCCATTTATGGTCCACCTAAAACCACTGAAAATGTTTACCTCGAAATTTTTGGTTCTCCAGATAAAGCTAATCCCCAAAAGGAAGATGAAAGGTGGCTGATTGATGTCACAGATCAATTCAATGCTAAAAATTTCAAAACCTCTTCTGGGAAATTAATTCAGGTGGGTGTTCGCAATATTCCTTCCGGTATCGCTCAGCGCATGATCGAATCTAAAGTCGTTCAACCTACTGCTTACACTCCTTCCAATGAACTGTGGATTGCTATGTTGAAAAATGCAGGAGTTGAGGTTGATATGGTGACCCCTAAACTGTTGCCAAACCAGCCTGGTTTTATTTTAAATCAACAAAGTAAACAAGAAATTTTCGGATCACAAACAGTTACTTTAGACCAATTACTAGATGCCATAGTGGCGGGCAAGTTATCCGTGGGTTATACCAATCCATACACCAGTTCCAGTGGCTTAAATCTCCTGTACACAATTTTTTGGCGAGGGGCGGGTCATCAACAGAATGGTCAACCTTTAACTACCTTAGATTTACAATCTCCCAAAGTCAATTCTTTATTTCAAGCTTTTCAAAAACAAGTTTTAGTAACGGGATTGACCACATTGGAACTAAAGGATATTGCCATAAGAGATCCTAAAAAACTATCTGTTTTTGTAAGTGAAGGATTGACCTTTAATGCGTTGAAAAAAATTCCTGAATTTGCTAACTCAATTTTTATTCCTTTTGGGGTTCCCCATAATAATCCTTTAGTTAAATTTAAATGGACAACTCCGGAGCAACAGCAAGGGTTAGAACAATTTGCCAAATTTGCTCAATCTGATACAATGCAAAATTTAGCACCTCAAATGCCTCCAGAAGTTGCACAATATCTCGCACAAAAACAGGTCCCTCCTGTTCCTTCTGGCAAGGTTTTAAGTTTAGGACAAACATTTTGGAAAACACAAAAAGACACAGGAAAAACGGTTTATTTAATGGCCGTTATTGATACCAGTGGCTCTATGTATGGAGATCCTTTAAATGCTGTTAAAGATGGCCTACGCATTGCCAGCCAACAAATTAATCCAGGCAATTATGTGGGCTTAGTTACCTATGGAGATCAGCCTGTTAATTTAGTGAAACTGGCCCCCTTTGATGACCTTCAGCACAAACGTTTTTTGGCAGCTATAGACAATTTGCAAGCAGATGGTGCCACGGCAATGTATGATGGCATGATGGTGGCTTTATCGGAACTGGTACAACAAAAGAAAACCAATCCTAATGGTAAGTTTTATCTGTTATTACTGACGGATGGTCAAACCAATCAGGGGTTCAATTTTGAAGAAGTAAAAGAGATTATTGAATACAGTGGTGTGCGCGTTTATCCCATTGCATATGGTGAAGTCAATGAAGCAGAATTAAATGCGATCGCAGCTTTGCGGGAATCTACTGTGAAAAAGGGAACTCCTGAAAACGTGCAAGAGTTGCTCAAGGGATTATTCCAAGTCAATTTATAG
- a CDS encoding aromatic ring-hydroxylating oxygenase subunit alpha: MVDNKNILLRNLWYYALPSSQLKTGKMVSRVLLKEPILFTRDKNGQVFAIEDICPHRAVPLSCGRFDGEQVECCYHGWRFNSQGKCTEIPSLLPEQSIDLNRFNVKSYPVYETQGNIWIYMYDKEGPPINAEIGDIPQVPGFSNREPDLVEVMKFPCFIDHAVTGLMDPAHSPYVHQVWWWRSGKLHEEVKQFDPSDYGFTVRRHKLSDNTENMSRLYWLVGGGIPEVEISFRLPGVRIEEITFGKHRVCNLTAVTPISDTETEVNFVLYGIPAWLKIFTPLIQILTRKFLDQDRNVVEKQQIGLQYNPILRLIKDSDMQAQWYFQLKREFSRAAAENREFVNPVKSVLLRWRA; the protein is encoded by the coding sequence ATGGTAGATAATAAAAACATCTTGTTGCGTAATCTTTGGTACTATGCACTACCCAGCAGTCAGCTAAAAACAGGTAAGATGGTATCACGTGTTTTACTCAAAGAACCTATACTATTCACAAGAGACAAAAATGGTCAAGTTTTTGCGATTGAAGATATTTGTCCTCATCGTGCAGTTCCCTTGAGTTGTGGTAGATTTGATGGTGAACAGGTAGAATGCTGTTATCATGGTTGGCGCTTTAACAGTCAGGGCAAGTGTACAGAAATTCCATCACTGTTGCCAGAACAAAGTATAGATTTGAATAGGTTTAATGTTAAATCATATCCTGTTTATGAAACCCAGGGTAACATTTGGATATACATGTATGATAAAGAAGGCCCTCCCATTAATGCTGAGATTGGTGATATTCCTCAAGTGCCAGGTTTTAGCAATAGAGAACCAGATTTAGTGGAAGTAATGAAATTTCCCTGTTTTATTGATCATGCAGTAACAGGTTTAATGGATCCTGCTCATTCCCCCTATGTTCACCAGGTATGGTGGTGGAGAAGTGGAAAACTGCATGAAGAAGTGAAACAATTTGATCCTTCCGATTATGGGTTTACGGTCAGACGCCATAAATTATCCGATAACACGGAAAATATGAGTCGATTATATTGGTTAGTGGGTGGGGGAATACCAGAGGTGGAAATTTCTTTCCGTTTACCAGGGGTGAGAATTGAAGAAATTACCTTTGGCAAACATCGAGTTTGTAATTTAACCGCAGTTACACCAATTTCTGACACGGAAACGGAAGTAAATTTTGTTCTTTATGGTATACCAGCGTGGTTAAAAATATTTACACCTTTGATTCAAATTCTAACTCGTAAATTTTTGGATCAAGATAGGAATGTGGTGGAAAAGCAACAAATTGGACTTCAATATAATCCGATTTTGCGTCTAATTAAAGATTCGGATATGCAAGCACAATGGTATTTTCAATTGAAACGGGAATTTAGCC
- a CDS encoding IS1 family transposase — protein sequence MHCPNCGSSKIRKNGKRRGKQNHICVDCGRQFIDVYSPPKGYSEEVKQSCLRSYVNGMGFRAIERDKGVHHTTIIYWLKQIGSILPDAPPVEETPLVGELDELETFVGSKKNKIWLWTAVNHFRKNILAWVVGDHSSQAFQPLWDIVKLWQCFFYVTDGWRVYPSFIQPEDHIVSKTYMTRVEGENTRLRHYLARLHRKTLCYSKSVDMLRYSIKLLLHYLKYEVIPAFS from the coding sequence GTGCATTGTCCAAACTGCGGGTCTTCCAAAATCAGAAAGAATGGCAAACGTCGAGGTAAACAAAATCACATTTGTGTTGATTGTGGTCGTCAATTTATCGATGTCTATAGTCCACCTAAAGGCTATTCAGAAGAAGTTAAACAAAGTTGCCTGCGCTCTTATGTTAACGGTATGGGATTTAGAGCAATTGAACGCGATAAAGGCGTTCATCATACAACTATTATTTACTGGCTAAAACAAATTGGTTCCATACTTCCAGATGCTCCACCAGTTGAGGAAACACCCTTGGTAGGTGAGCTTGATGAGTTGGAGACCTTTGTGGGATCAAAAAAAAACAAAATATGGTTGTGGACAGCAGTAAATCACTTCCGTAAAAATATCCTGGCTTGGGTTGTGGGAGACCACAGCTCACAAGCATTTCAACCTTTGTGGGACATCGTTAAACTCTGGCAATGCTTTTTTTATGTTACTGATGGGTGGAGGGTTTATCCGAGTTTTATTCAGCCAGAGGATCATATTGTGAGCAAAACATATATGACTAGGGTAGAGGGTGAAAATACACGTTTACGTCACTACTTAGCGCGACTACATAGAAAAACGCTATGCTATTCAAAATCTGTAGATATGCTTAGGTATTCAATTAAATTATTACTTCACTATTTAAAGTATGAAGTAATACCCGCGTTTAGTTGA